A region of Candidatus Zixiibacteriota bacterium DNA encodes the following proteins:
- a CDS encoding 4Fe-4S dicluster domain-containing protein, with amino-acid sequence MQEKRKIDFGFRNKLNAVAEGFRHNYCYQCGACVADCPSHNYSENFNPRLILLKAILGFEDELVQAGSEIWNCTNCYTCAERCPQDVRPVDVIIALKNLCIKSGKAPEGVERVAESVISFGITTKATALTDRWRQELRLAAIKEYPVDELKKIIKGE; translated from the coding sequence ATGCAGGAAAAACGAAAAATAGATTTCGGATTTCGAAATAAACTCAACGCGGTGGCCGAAGGGTTTCGGCATAACTATTGTTACCAGTGCGGCGCCTGTGTGGCCGACTGCCCCTCGCATAATTACTCCGAAAACTTCAACCCCCGCCTGATCCTTCTTAAAGCAATTCTGGGGTTCGAGGATGAGCTGGTGCAGGCCGGTTCGGAAATTTGGAACTGCACCAACTGCTACACCTGCGCGGAAAGGTGCCCGCAGGATGTCCGTCCGGTCGATGTGATTATCGCCCTGAAAAATCTCTGCATAAAATCGGGGAAAGCGCCCGAGGGGGTCGAGAGAGTGGCCGAATCGGTTATTTCTTTCGGGATTACCACCAAGGCGACAGCGCTGACCGATAGATGGCGTCAGGAATTGCGGCTGGCAGCAATCAAAGAATACCCGGTTGACGAATTGAAGAAAATAATCAAGGGTGAGTGA